One genomic region from Prionailurus bengalensis isolate Pbe53 chromosome C1, Fcat_Pben_1.1_paternal_pri, whole genome shotgun sequence encodes:
- the CTSK gene encoding cathepsin K, producing the protein MWGLQILLLLPTATFALYPEAILDTQWELWKKTYGKQYNNKVDEISRRLIWEKNLKHISIHNLEASLGVHTYELAMNHLGDMTSEEVVQKMTGLKVPPSRSRSNDTLYIPDWESRAPDSIDYRKKGYVTPVKNQGQCGSCWAFSSVGALEGQLKKKTGKLLNLSPQNLVDCVSENDGCGGGYMTNAFQYVQKNRGIDSEDAYPYVGQDESCMYNPTGKAAKCRGYREIPEGNEKALKRAVARVGPISVAIDASLTSFQFYSKGVYYDENCNSDNLNHAVLAVGYGIQKGNKHWIIKNSWGENWGNKGYILMARNKNNACGIANLASFPKM; encoded by the exons ATGTGGGGACTCCAGATTCTACTGCTGCTGCCCACAGCGACCTTTGCTCTATATCCTGAGGCGATACTGGACACACAATGGGAGCTATGGAAGAAGACCTATGGGAAGCAGTATAACAACAAG GTGGATGAAATCTCCCGGCGTTTAATATGGGAAAAAAATTTGAAGCATATTTCCATCCATAATCTTGAGGCCTCTCTTGGTGTCCACACATATGAACTGGCCATGAACCACTTGGGGGACATG ACCAGTGAAGAGGTGGTTCAGAAGATGACTGGACTCAAAGTACCCCCCTCTCGTTCCCGCAGCAATGACACCCTCTATATCCCAGACTGGGAGAGCAGAGCCCCAGACTCCATTGATTATCGAAAGAAAGGATATGTTACTCCTGTCAAAAACCAG GGTCAGTGTGGTTCCTGTTGGGCTTTTAGCTCTGTGGGTGCCCTGGAGGGCCAGCTCAAGAAGAAAACTGGCAAACTCTTAAATCTGAGTCCCCAGAACCTTGTGGATTGTGTTTCTGAGAATGATGGCTGCGGAGGGGGCTACATGACCAATGCCTTCCAGTATGTGCAGAAAAACAGGGGCATTGACTCTGAAGATGCCTACCCATATGTGGGACAG GATGAAAGTTGTATGTACAACCCAACAGGCAAGGCAGCTAAGTGCAGAGGGTATAGAGAGATCCCTGAGGGGAACGAGAAAGCCCTGAAGAGGGCAGTGGCCCGAGTGGGACCCATCTCTGTGGCCATTGATGCAAGCCTGACCTCCTTCCAGTTTTACAGCAAAG GTGTGTACTACGATGAAAACTGTAATAGCGATAATCTGAACCATGCAGTTTTGGCAGTGGGATATGGGATCCAGAAAGGAAACAAGCACTGGATAATTAAAAACAG CTGGGGAGAAAACTGGGGAAACAAAGGCTATATCCTCATGGCTCGGA